The following are encoded in a window of Panthera leo isolate Ple1 chromosome B2, P.leo_Ple1_pat1.1, whole genome shotgun sequence genomic DNA:
- the SLC2A12 gene encoding solute carrier family 2, facilitated glucose transporter member 12, which yields MVPVENREGPALLNPKGRAAETDGSGAASGSRHPPGARGCGMFTLLSSVTAAVSGLLVGYELGLISGALLQIRALLALTCHEQEMVVSSLLMGALLAALTGGVLIDRYGRRAAIILSSCLLGLGSLVLILSSSYTVLIAGRVALGVSISLSSIATCVYIAEIAPQHRRGLLVSLNELMIVIGILFAYISNYAFANVSHGWKYMFGLVIPLGILQAIAMYFLPPSPRFLVMKGHEEAASKVLRRLRAVSDTTEELTGIKSSLKDEYQYSLWDLFRSKDNMRTRIMIGLTLVFFVQVTGQPNILFYASTVLKSVGFQSNEAASLASTGVGVVKVISTIPATLLVDHVGSKTFLCIGSSVMAASLMTMGIVNLNIPMNFTNICRSHSPVNQSLDESVFYGPGNLSAGDDTLRELYKELTARSQSSLMPMRNDVDKKGVTHLPNTGLSQAQYQIVTDPADVPAFLKWLSLASLLVYVAAFSIGLGPMPWLLLSEIFPAGIRGRAMALTSSMNWGINLIISLTFLTVTDLIGLPWVCFIYTIMSLASLVFVVVFIPETKGCSLEQISAELAKGNFVKNNICFMSHHQEELVPKQLQKRKPPRAALGV from the exons GTTGCGGCATGTTTACTCTCCTGTCATCCGTCACTGCTGCTGTCAGTGGCCTCCTGGTGGGTTATGAACTTGGGCTCATCTCTGGAGCCCTTCTGCAGATAAGAGCCTTATTAGCCCTAACCTGCCACGAGCAGGAGATGGTTGTGAGCTCCCTCCTCATGGGGGCCTTGCTCGCCGCTCTCACTGGAGGGGTCCTGATTGACAGATATGGACGAAGGGCTGCCATCATCTTGTCATCCTGCCTACTTGGACTCGGAAGCCTGGTGTTGATACTCAGTTCATCTTACACGGTCCTCATAGCAGGACGCGTTGCTCTAGGGGTTTCCATTTCACTCTCTTCAATTGCCACATGTGTTTACATCGCAGAGATTGCTCCCCAACACAGAAGAGGCCTGCTTGTGTCACTGAACGAGCTGATGATTGTCATCGGCATACTTTTTGCCTACATCTCAAATTATGCGTTTGCCAATGTTTCCCATGGCTGGAAGTACATGTTTGGCCTTGTCATTCCCTTGGGAATTTTGCAGgcaattgcaatgtattttctgcCTCCAAGTCCCCGGTTTCTGGTGATGAAAGGACACGAGGAAGCTGCTAGCAAGGTTCTCAGAAGGTTGAGAGCCGTCTCAGATACAACTGAGGAACTCACTGGGATCAAATCTTCCCTGAAAGATGAATATCAGTATAGTCTCTGGGATCTGTTTCGATCAAAGGACAACATGAGGACCCGGATAATGATAGGCCTAACATTGGTATTTTTTGTGCAAGTCACTGGTCAGCCAAACATATTATTCTATGCGTCAACTGTTTTGAAGTCCGTTGGCTTCCAAAGCAATGAGGCAGCGAGCCTCGCCTCCACTGGGGTTGGGGTCGTCAAGGTCATCAGCACCATCCCCGCCACTCTTCTTGTAGACCACGTTGGGAGCAAAACCTTCCTTTGTATCGGCTCCTCTGTGATGGCAGCTTCATTGATGACCATGGGCATCGTGAATCTCAACATCCCCATGAACTTCACCAATATCTGCAGAAGCCATAGCCCTGTCAACCAATCATTGGATGAGTCTGTGTTCTATGGGCCTGGAAACCTGTCAGCCGGTGATGACACTCTTAGAGAGCTCTATAAGGAGCTCACTGCCCGCAGCCAAAGCTCCCTAATGCCCATGAGAAATGACGTGGATAAGAAAGGAGTGACACACTTGCCAAATACTGGACTGAGCCAAGCTCAATACCAGATAGTCACAGATCCCGCGGACGTCCCAGCTTTCTTGAAATGGCTTTCCTTAGCCAGCTTGCTTGTTTATGTTGCTGCTTTTTCCATTGGTCTAGGACCAA TGCCCTGGCTACTACTGAGCGAGATTTTTCCTGCTGGAATTAGAGGACGAGCCATGGCTTTAACTTCTAGCATGAACTGGGGCATCAATCTCATCATCTCGCTGACATTTTTGACTGTGACCG ATCTCATTGGCTTGCCATGGGTGTGCTTTATATACACGATCATGAGCCTCGCATccctggtttttgttgttgtgtttataCCTGAGACGAAGGGATGCTCTTTGGAACAGATATCAGCAGAGCTGGCCAAAGG gaaCTTTGTGAAAAACAACATTTGTTTTATGAGTCATCATCAAGAGGAATTAGTGCCAAAAcagcttcaaaaaagaaaacccccaaGAGCAGCTCTTGGAGTGTAA